One genomic window of Halogeometricum rufum includes the following:
- a CDS encoding alkaline phosphatase family protein: MNDTYDETRRAFVLGLDGVPWGLLERFVDDGELPNFERLLTEGASGPLRSTTPANTPVAWPSIATGTWPDKHGLYEFMKLDSSYKQSPYSSADVRQPPLWELVSPSVVANVPMTYPTSDPGEDSAVVSGMMTPEIDGDAVNPDSFRAEFERRFPDYEIDIKWRDYAGREQEFLRDLDRVLDGRRELMEMLMENEAWRLFFFVYVAPDRLQHLIWDEETLLEHYEKLDDVLGDVMDYCEERGSDLYVVSDHGFAPIEKVISVNRILADEGLLTVKDSDGTRGALAGVGLDKERVQGALHKVGITDEKLVENLPKPVVDFFAERIPGSHGLYDVDFGQTDAFLHGLGSVYVNDTERFEKGTVPPKAVERTKRDVMRVLEDATDPETGDPLLTVHDSDDRFPNDPEAPDIVVEAKEGYHVEPKLGEHAVEPATDIAAYHRPEGIFFAWGDDVRAGSTVEDAAVVDVAPTVLHSLGQDVPETADGRVLSEIYDPDSEPATAAVRTNQYAKREAADATETDTDTVEDRLRGLGYME, translated from the coding sequence GTGAACGATACGTACGACGAAACTCGCCGAGCGTTCGTCTTGGGCCTCGACGGAGTCCCGTGGGGACTCCTCGAACGGTTCGTGGACGACGGCGAGTTACCGAACTTCGAGCGGCTCCTGACGGAGGGGGCCTCCGGTCCCCTCCGCAGTACGACGCCGGCGAACACGCCCGTGGCGTGGCCCTCCATCGCGACCGGAACGTGGCCCGACAAGCACGGGCTGTACGAGTTCATGAAGCTCGACTCCTCCTACAAGCAGTCGCCCTACTCCAGCGCGGACGTCCGGCAACCGCCGCTGTGGGAACTCGTCTCTCCCTCCGTCGTCGCCAACGTCCCGATGACGTACCCGACGAGCGACCCCGGCGAGGACAGCGCCGTCGTCAGCGGCATGATGACGCCGGAGATAGACGGCGACGCCGTCAACCCCGACTCGTTCCGCGCGGAGTTCGAGCGTCGCTTCCCCGACTACGAGATAGACATCAAGTGGCGCGACTACGCGGGCCGCGAGCAGGAGTTCCTGCGCGACCTGGACCGGGTCCTCGACGGACGCCGGGAACTGATGGAGATGCTCATGGAGAACGAGGCGTGGCGGCTGTTCTTCTTCGTCTACGTCGCCCCCGACCGACTCCAGCACCTCATCTGGGACGAGGAGACGCTCTTGGAGCACTACGAGAAACTCGACGACGTCCTCGGCGACGTGATGGACTACTGCGAGGAACGCGGGTCGGACCTCTACGTCGTCTCCGACCACGGCTTCGCGCCCATCGAGAAGGTCATCAGCGTCAACCGCATCCTCGCCGACGAGGGCCTGTTGACCGTCAAGGACAGCGACGGGACGCGCGGCGCCCTCGCGGGCGTCGGACTGGACAAAGAGCGCGTTCAGGGCGCGCTCCACAAGGTGGGCATCACGGACGAGAAACTCGTCGAGAACCTGCCGAAGCCCGTCGTCGACTTCTTCGCCGAGCGCATCCCCGGGAGTCACGGACTGTACGACGTCGACTTCGGCCAGACCGACGCGTTCCTCCACGGACTGGGCAGCGTCTACGTCAACGACACAGAACGGTTCGAGAAGGGTACTGTCCCCCCGAAGGCCGTCGAACGGACGAAGCGAGACGTGATGCGCGTGCTCGAGGACGCGACGGACCCCGAGACGGGCGACCCCCTGCTGACCGTCCACGACAGCGACGACCGGTTCCCGAACGACCCGGAAGCGCCGGACATCGTGGTGGAAGCGAAGGAGGGATACCACGTCGAACCCAAGTTGGGGGAACATGCGGTCGAACCCGCGACGGACATCGCCGCGTACCACCGGCCCGAGGGCATCTTCTTCGCTTGGGGCGACGACGTTCGCGCCGGGTCGACAGTCGAGGACGCCGCGGTGGTGGACGTGGCTCCGACGGTCCTCCACTCGCTCGGACAGGACGTCCCGGAGACGGCGGACGGACGCGTGCTCTCGGAGATATACGACCCCGACTCCGAACCCGCCACCGCCGCGGTCCGGACGAACCAGTACGCGAAACGCGAGGCGGCCGACGCCACCGAGACGGACACCGACACGGTGGAAGACCGCCTCCGCGGACTCGGGTACATGGAGTGA